The sequence AGAGTAGGATCGTGGAAAATATGTTCTTTATTAGAGAAATCATTAGTTCTAGTGAAAATTCTTAGAAAACATGTGAATTAATATAGCTTGTCTCCAAGATACCAAATAGGTAGGTACTACGGCGAGGGTATTAGATGGTTATATGTTGTGGTACTCAGGAAGCGTGAGGAACATGAATGGTATAGGTATCCTAGTATATGATGAGCTCAGAAAGCAAGTGGTAGAGTTTAAGAGGGTCAACAATAGGATGATGTCAATTAAACTAGTTATTGGAGAGTCTTCTTGGAATATTATTAGTGCATATGCCCCGCATATAGGCTTGgatgaggaagagaagaagaggttttgggaggctttggacgaGATGGTGAGAGATGTCCCTAGTAATGATAAGATTTTTataggaggggatttcaatgAGCACATAGGGTCTTCTTCAAGGGGTTATGATGATATGTATAAAGGCTATGGGTTTGGTATAAGGAATGACGAAGGAGTGGCACTTTTGAATTTTGCTCGGGCGTTTGGATTGGTGGTAGGTAGTTAATTCAAACTTTCCGAAGAAGGAGGTTCACTTGGTACCTTCCGTAATTCGATGGCCAAGACCCAGATCGACTTTTTGCTCCTCGGGAAAGGATATAGGAGTATTTGTAAGGAGTGTAACATCTTATCAAATGAGAATCTTTCAACCCAATATTGGCTTTTGGTAATGGACTTGGATA is a genomic window of Capsicum annuum cultivar UCD-10X-F1 unplaced genomic scaffold, UCD10Xv1.1 ctg53066, whole genome shotgun sequence containing:
- the LOC124893004 gene encoding uncharacterized protein LOC124893004, yielding MNGIGILVYDELRKQVVEFKRVNNRMMSIKLVIGESSWNIISAYAPHIGLDEEEKKRFWEALDEMVRDVPSNDKIFIGGDFNEHIGSSSRGYDDMYKGYGFGIRNDEGVALLNFARAFGLV